In the genome of Coraliomargarita algicola, one region contains:
- a CDS encoding SHD1 domain-containing protein has protein sequence MRAENFRILGFGRVINRLATLHRSMVYLTIVGMLTSSVFAESPRIWKSPNGTFSVEAEFVGIKNDVVQLRRTDNNYTVSVPMRQLSAADQEYLQQFTKVERHTAEVQKPKISAGHRAEWMEGQWGFRFNMPGMMQPEALASFDVRAMMDQIKVLDTAAWVQINLTQGANGSFYTSPHAELAKHISPDIVPERDLFGEMLDALNRQGFKVMVYFASEGPAMGKHPDKALPGVIENWKEYAKSLKMTPEEAVAEIIVKEYSLRYGTKIAAWWFDHPSFGDIPMLEKAARAGNPNAALAFSVREFSKLTSNDESDFTGGHPTPMKKQKASTEENEVAIEMIEEDNYIDGSLAHFFPPMQETWNSGEPVFETEQAIDWTLRVVKAKGAITWAVALADPKKKKAPLATFQFNQLKAINEAVRKSRE, from the coding sequence ATGCGCGCAGAGAACTTCAGAATACTAGGATTCGGGCGAGTCATCAACCGACTCGCTACACTCCATCGCAGTATGGTTTATTTGACGATTGTAGGCATGCTGACTTCGAGCGTCTTCGCTGAGAGCCCACGCATCTGGAAGTCTCCGAATGGAACTTTTTCCGTTGAGGCGGAGTTCGTTGGCATCAAGAATGATGTCGTTCAACTACGCCGCACGGATAACAATTATACGGTATCGGTGCCCATGCGTCAGCTCTCGGCTGCCGACCAAGAATATCTTCAGCAATTTACAAAAGTAGAGAGGCACACCGCAGAGGTTCAGAAACCTAAAATATCTGCAGGGCATCGCGCCGAATGGATGGAAGGGCAGTGGGGCTTTCGTTTCAATATGCCAGGGATGATGCAGCCGGAAGCGCTGGCTAGTTTTGATGTGCGGGCCATGATGGATCAAATCAAGGTGCTGGATACGGCGGCATGGGTGCAAATCAATCTCACGCAAGGAGCGAACGGTTCTTTTTACACCTCACCCCATGCCGAACTGGCCAAGCATATTTCTCCCGACATCGTTCCTGAGCGCGACCTGTTTGGTGAAATGCTAGATGCACTCAATCGGCAAGGCTTCAAGGTGATGGTCTATTTTGCGTCAGAAGGCCCTGCTATGGGCAAACACCCCGACAAGGCTCTGCCGGGTGTCATCGAGAACTGGAAGGAATACGCCAAATCGCTTAAGATGACGCCTGAAGAAGCGGTGGCTGAGATCATCGTGAAAGAGTATTCCTTACGCTACGGAACGAAGATCGCCGCCTGGTGGTTCGACCATCCCAGTTTCGGCGACATCCCGATGCTGGAAAAGGCGGCGCGTGCCGGAAATCCGAATGCGGCCTTGGCCTTCAGTGTCAGGGAATTTTCGAAGCTCACTTCCAATGATGAATCCGACTTTACCGGCGGTCATCCTACTCCGATGAAAAAGCAAAAGGCGTCCACAGAAGAGAACGAAGTCGCTATTGAGATGATCGAGGAAGACAATTATATCGACGGTTCTTTGGCGCATTTCTTTCCACCCATGCAAGAGACTTGGAACTCCGGAGAGCCCGTCTTCGAAACGGAACAGGCCATCGATTGGACGCTGCGTGTTGTTAAGGCGAAGGGTGCCATCACTTGGGCGGTCGCCCTGGCGGATCCCAAAAAAAAGAAGGCGCCCCTGGCCACCTTTCAATTTAATCAACTAAAAGCCATCAATGAGGCCGTCCGAAAGAGTCGGGAATAA
- a CDS encoding sulfatase family protein, which produces MKLQQALLVSALSLLAVSGLVAKQRPNIIFLLSDDQSTYSVGCYGNPDVQTPQMDKLGAEGMIFDRHYDTTAICMASRANILTGMYEYKTGTNFFHGDMRPEVWAKSYPVLLREAGYLSAFAGKFGLEVEGKGLCEEDFDVWGGGPQQTSYETSKNKSMAKYAEEFPHSTLSYGAFGRDVIRAAVKQDKPLLLSISFKAPHKPSVADPRFDPIYADKVFTKPGNYGREHAEGRAPQSKQGRQYVYFSDWGYDSNYDEVMRTYHQQVYAIDVAIGMIRDELEAQGIADNTVIIFTSDNGYICGSHGYASKVLPMEEASRVPLMIYDPRVKTAGQGLRTQMLTGNIDFAPTILELAGVPIPENMDGKSLLPILKDPTKGGHEQLTLMNTFGPDATKAMSTVDGRYKYTFWWYGDDDMDPTEELYDLEKDPLELVNLASNPEFAPVMEQMRQKYDQGYEHLEQEAVDYNGYQRYVSLFDRELPIDQKQLEESRPINRKNPQAKKTKKAKKNKKDK; this is translated from the coding sequence ATGAAATTACAACAAGCACTCTTAGTCTCGGCACTCTCACTACTTGCAGTCTCGGGCTTGGTCGCGAAACAGAGGCCCAATATCATTTTCCTGCTGTCTGACGACCAGAGCACGTATTCAGTAGGCTGCTACGGCAACCCGGATGTGCAGACGCCGCAGATGGATAAGCTGGGTGCGGAGGGTATGATCTTTGATCGTCACTACGATACGACGGCGATCTGCATGGCGAGTCGGGCCAACATTCTGACCGGAATGTATGAATACAAAACCGGCACCAATTTTTTTCATGGAGACATGCGCCCCGAAGTCTGGGCCAAGTCGTATCCTGTCTTATTGCGCGAGGCTGGCTATCTCTCCGCATTTGCAGGGAAGTTCGGCCTTGAGGTCGAAGGCAAAGGTTTGTGCGAAGAGGACTTTGATGTGTGGGGTGGTGGCCCTCAGCAGACGAGTTACGAGACCAGTAAAAATAAATCGATGGCGAAGTATGCCGAAGAGTTTCCGCATTCAACTTTGTCGTATGGCGCTTTTGGGCGTGATGTGATCCGCGCAGCGGTTAAGCAGGACAAACCTCTGCTGCTATCCATTAGTTTTAAAGCACCTCATAAACCTTCCGTAGCGGACCCTCGCTTCGACCCTATCTATGCGGACAAAGTATTCACGAAGCCAGGCAACTATGGTCGTGAGCATGCGGAGGGACGTGCGCCACAAAGCAAGCAAGGGCGTCAATATGTTTACTTTTCGGACTGGGGCTATGACAGCAATTATGACGAAGTCATGCGCACCTATCATCAGCAGGTTTACGCCATTGATGTGGCGATTGGGATGATTCGCGATGAACTGGAAGCTCAAGGAATTGCAGACAATACCGTCATCATTTTCACCAGTGACAACGGCTACATCTGTGGCTCACATGGATACGCTTCGAAGGTGTTGCCGATGGAAGAAGCCTCACGCGTGCCCTTGATGATTTACGATCCACGCGTTAAAACTGCAGGGCAGGGCCTCCGCACGCAAATGCTCACAGGGAACATCGATTTCGCGCCCACGATCCTGGAGCTCGCAGGGGTGCCGATTCCTGAAAATATGGATGGCAAGAGTCTGCTGCCGATCTTGAAGGATCCCACAAAAGGCGGTCATGAGCAGTTGACGCTGATGAACACCTTCGGGCCGGATGCCACCAAAGCGATGAGCACGGTGGATGGGCGCTACAAATATACCTTTTGGTGGTATGGGGATGACGACATGGATCCCACCGAAGAGTTGTATGACTTAGAGAAAGATCCACTGGAACTCGTGAATCTCGCCAGCAACCCGGAGTTTGCACCTGTCATGGAGCAGATGCGTCAAAAATACGATCAAGGCTACGAGCATTTGGAACAGGAAGCCGTGGATTACAATGGCTATCAGAGATATGTGAGTCTTTTTGATCGCGAATTACCAATCGACCAAAAGCAGCTCGAAGAGAGCAGGCCAATCAATCGGAAGAATCCGCAGGCCAAGAAAACTAAGAAGGCGAAGAAAAACAAGAAGGACAAATGA
- a CDS encoding IS4 family transposase codes for MSASTSLCLPLFSNFPAAFEELFSRESCALIFAQHGPRGGGQAKLNGWEWLMSRVYHELARSGTFSSNTKAVSGVRISDSALSQRALSIGEKLIEEILPIALRPLADRERDVQAFYHAYRLVAIDGTRFNLRNTGTINEQASKVACNRGSGEPAFAHLLAVVLVELGMHQPLGTRLGWQGEGELTLARQLFAAQDLPERSLLLADRLFGYPSLIWGLWSMLRRTHSHVLVRIKSNLKAKRTRQLADGSWLVEVKAIDPSTRKKVGVLELREIYGRVCYEDQNGHRSCLQIRLWTSLLDDTTSPATELIALYAARWEEELFFRELKSHLHARGELLDALTPQTAAQEVLAMLLAAALIAKQRQSVASAAGVEPLRISFAKVLHKTAALCELLQVGADLITPQALAQWIQRLLDDLIYDAVIKKRRPRTCPRTLRQPTKDWPKTKVAQSKRVVKTIEVTNP; via the coding sequence ATGAGCGCATCCACCTCCTTGTGTTTACCGTTGTTTTCTAATTTTCCAGCTGCCTTTGAGGAGCTATTTAGCCGTGAGAGTTGCGCTCTGATTTTCGCGCAGCACGGTCCTCGCGGTGGTGGCCAAGCCAAGTTAAATGGCTGGGAATGGTTGATGTCCAGGGTCTACCATGAGTTGGCACGTTCGGGTACTTTCTCGTCTAATACCAAGGCGGTATCCGGAGTGCGCATCTCGGACAGCGCGCTCAGCCAGCGGGCCTTGTCGATTGGCGAGAAGCTGATCGAAGAGATACTGCCTATCGCGCTACGTCCGTTAGCCGACCGTGAGCGAGATGTGCAGGCCTTTTATCATGCATATCGGTTGGTGGCCATCGACGGGACTCGTTTCAATTTACGTAATACCGGAACCATTAATGAACAGGCTTCAAAAGTGGCTTGCAACCGCGGTAGCGGTGAACCTGCTTTCGCGCATTTGCTGGCAGTTGTCCTGGTGGAATTGGGTATGCACCAACCTTTGGGCACCCGTTTAGGCTGGCAAGGCGAGGGCGAGTTGACACTCGCGCGGCAACTGTTTGCGGCGCAGGATCTGCCCGAGCGCAGTCTGCTTTTAGCCGACCGACTGTTCGGTTATCCTTCGCTGATCTGGGGACTCTGGTCAATGCTCCGGCGCACACACAGTCACGTTCTGGTTCGGATAAAGTCTAATCTCAAAGCCAAGCGCACGCGGCAACTCGCGGATGGTTCATGGCTAGTCGAAGTCAAAGCGATTGATCCATCCACACGCAAGAAGGTGGGGGTACTCGAACTACGTGAGATCTATGGTCGAGTCTGCTATGAAGACCAGAATGGTCACCGTTCGTGTCTTCAAATACGCTTGTGGACGAGTCTGCTCGATGACACCACCAGCCCAGCCACAGAACTGATCGCCCTTTACGCCGCACGCTGGGAGGAAGAGTTATTCTTCCGAGAACTCAAAAGCCACCTGCACGCCCGCGGAGAACTACTTGACGCACTCACTCCGCAAACCGCAGCCCAAGAAGTGCTCGCGATGCTCTTAGCGGCCGCGCTGATCGCCAAGCAGCGCCAAAGCGTCGCTTCTGCCGCAGGCGTTGAGCCCTTGCGCATCAGCTTTGCCAAGGTTTTGCACAAGACAGCCGCACTGTGCGAGCTACTGCAAGTCGGTGCAGACTTGATCACCCCGCAAGCGCTGGCTCAGTGGATACAGCGACTCTTAGATGATCTTATATATGATGCCGTTATTAAAAAACGAAGACCTAGAACTTGCCCCAGAACCCTACGACAACCCACAAAAGACTGGCCAAAAACTAAAGTTGCCCAGTCAAAACGAGTTGTTAAAACTATAGAAGTCACCAATCCTTAA
- a CDS encoding transposase, whose protein sequence is MIKIRGMYRWRKMSDAERTSILDARRVKQQPWHSPPHREGTHTRQFLLNGACYEHRPYIGHSADRMETFSQQFLQMLHEEGATVYAWCVLPNHYHFLIQSQGILRVLKSVGKFHGRTAFMWNGEESQRGRKVFYRSVEREMRSERHFWSSLNYVHHNPVRHGYVSKWKDWPWSSASDFLTATSQTEVLRIWQEYPLLDYGEGWDDPEL, encoded by the coding sequence TTGATAAAAATTCGCGGTATGTATCGTTGGCGTAAAATGTCCGATGCGGAGAGGACTTCGATTCTTGATGCCAGGCGTGTGAAGCAGCAACCATGGCATTCGCCCCCACATCGAGAGGGGACTCATACGCGACAATTTTTATTAAATGGGGCTTGTTATGAGCACCGTCCGTATATCGGGCATTCTGCGGATCGGATGGAGACTTTCAGCCAGCAATTTTTGCAAATGCTACACGAAGAGGGGGCTACCGTATACGCTTGGTGTGTCTTGCCGAATCACTATCATTTTTTAATTCAAAGTCAGGGTATCTTGCGTGTTTTAAAATCGGTTGGTAAGTTTCATGGACGAACTGCCTTCATGTGGAATGGAGAGGAGTCACAGCGTGGACGGAAAGTTTTTTATCGTTCCGTGGAAAGGGAGATGCGTTCGGAGCGCCATTTTTGGAGTAGTTTAAACTATGTGCATCATAACCCGGTGAGGCATGGCTATGTCTCGAAATGGAAGGATTGGCCGTGGAGCAGTGCGAGTGATTTTTTGACTGCGACTTCTCAGACTGAAGTTCTGAGAATCTGGCAAGAGTATCCTTTGTTGGACTATGGTGAGGGTTGGGATGATCCCGAGTTGTAA
- a CDS encoding response regulator transcription factor, with amino-acid sequence MTQKIKVLLVEDSPEYRHVISFAFEDDPKLELIDKFGTAEQALRHLQSPNLQQIPDVILLDLNLPGMSGIEAIHWLTEYVPKTKIIILTQSRNEADVLSSIERGAAGYLLKSASAQEIKSGIQIVMEGGASLDPKMANFLLHNFKKQKAPTTGNEILSSREMEILSLISQGQARKEISKGLKISSKTVDNHIAHIFEKLNVVNAPSAVAEAYKTGILPTHPHSDEE; translated from the coding sequence ATGACTCAGAAAATCAAAGTCCTACTGGTGGAAGACAGCCCCGAGTATCGACACGTGATCAGCTTTGCCTTTGAAGACGACCCGAAGCTGGAACTCATCGACAAGTTCGGAACCGCTGAACAAGCCTTACGCCACCTTCAGAGTCCAAATCTTCAGCAAATCCCCGATGTGATCCTGCTCGATCTCAACCTCCCCGGGATGTCAGGAATCGAGGCCATCCATTGGCTCACGGAATACGTGCCGAAAACAAAGATCATCATCCTCACACAGTCTAGAAATGAGGCCGATGTCCTGAGCTCCATCGAACGAGGAGCCGCCGGCTATTTGTTAAAATCCGCATCCGCCCAGGAAATCAAATCCGGCATCCAAATCGTCATGGAAGGCGGAGCCTCGCTGGATCCTAAAATGGCGAACTTTCTTCTGCACAACTTCAAGAAGCAGAAAGCTCCGACCACGGGAAATGAAATACTCTCATCCCGCGAAATGGAGATCCTGTCTCTAATCAGTCAGGGACAGGCGAGGAAAGAAATCAGCAAGGGCTTGAAGATTAGCTCCAAAACCGTAGATAATCATATCGCGCATATCTTCGAAAAACTAAATGTCGTCAATGCCCCCTCCGCCGTGGCGGAGGCCTATAAAACTGGGATTCTACCGACGCATCCTCACTCGGACGAAGAATAG
- a CDS encoding sensor histidine kinase, translating to MKLALSIYSLLLLLAGSLLPAPQLAAEASISQLEMKRDAIQAELEELAGYRLRSGVGSIGFRSRDYPEPSHTEWIQIKLEKESPIDQIVLVPAIWRAAQSGFQAEGLPQEFQLIVGTSSDPEGVVIASYGEQDQLLPRRAPLVVVCPPGTTASWIRLNATQLSPRQFDHQYYLELSEIMIFNGPDNVALHQPVSTSSTDSNPARVPQYLVDGFVPYLMDAAQGKPGIAVISTMSPKLEAFFTIDLEAPRSLDYIHLHAVEQSDTVPQAFSKDLGIPRLMHIDGSNQADFSDAVRLLDLRYKSVYETGPIMMHRLRGDIPFRYIRVTAAVPYTNDYEGITEARFGFSEIELISGGQNVAKGKAVTANFPLLNPTRAFSSLTDGRNLYGDILPIRQWMNQLARRNDLEKALPLVQHQLNLKYARQKIIVRRLSWLAALLAAGIGLSILIHRILRIRQASQMKERFAADLHDELGANLHAIGFLGTHLKDILDSPEKLLRTVDEIKSLTDRTSEATRYCIDSQTAKEIHADLPADLRHTARRIIANLKYTLEIEGEESLNALKPQARGDLFLFFKESLININRHADASEVRIKLTASAQEIQLNISDNGRGLSNGEKHTVPASLQRRAKLLGAQVSVEPSESGGTCISLKLKTRQTRLFK from the coding sequence ATGAAACTGGCCCTTTCCATCTATAGTCTTCTGCTACTGTTGGCTGGATCTCTTCTTCCCGCCCCCCAGCTTGCTGCGGAAGCTTCAATCTCCCAACTAGAGATGAAACGGGATGCCATCCAAGCCGAACTGGAAGAACTCGCTGGCTATAGACTGCGCAGCGGGGTCGGATCCATCGGCTTCAGGTCAAGAGATTACCCCGAGCCGTCACACACTGAATGGATTCAAATCAAACTCGAAAAGGAGAGTCCGATCGACCAAATAGTGCTGGTTCCCGCCATCTGGCGCGCGGCACAATCCGGCTTCCAGGCGGAGGGGTTACCGCAGGAATTTCAATTAATTGTCGGCACCTCGTCCGATCCCGAGGGCGTCGTGATCGCTTCTTACGGAGAGCAGGATCAACTGCTCCCCCGCCGGGCTCCACTTGTGGTGGTTTGCCCCCCCGGCACCACAGCCAGCTGGATCAGGCTGAATGCCACCCAGCTGTCCCCACGCCAGTTCGACCATCAATACTATCTGGAGTTGTCGGAGATCATGATCTTCAATGGCCCCGACAACGTCGCCTTGCATCAACCGGTTTCCACCTCTTCGACCGATTCCAACCCCGCGCGCGTTCCCCAATACCTGGTGGACGGTTTCGTGCCTTATCTGATGGACGCCGCGCAGGGAAAACCGGGCATCGCCGTCATCAGCACAATGTCCCCGAAACTGGAGGCTTTCTTCACCATCGACCTGGAAGCACCACGCTCGCTCGATTACATCCACCTACATGCCGTAGAGCAGAGCGATACGGTTCCTCAGGCTTTTTCCAAGGACCTCGGAATCCCGAGGCTCATGCATATCGACGGCTCCAATCAGGCCGACTTCTCCGATGCTGTCCGGCTCCTCGACCTGCGCTATAAATCCGTTTACGAAACTGGCCCGATTATGATGCATCGCTTGCGGGGCGACATCCCGTTCCGCTATATTCGTGTCACTGCGGCAGTCCCTTATACCAATGACTATGAAGGTATCACCGAAGCCCGCTTTGGTTTTTCTGAAATCGAACTAATTTCCGGCGGACAAAACGTGGCGAAAGGAAAAGCGGTCACCGCCAACTTCCCTCTACTCAACCCCACTCGCGCCTTTTCCAGTCTCACCGACGGCCGCAATCTTTATGGAGACATCCTGCCCATCCGCCAGTGGATGAACCAACTCGCCCGACGCAATGATCTGGAGAAGGCCCTGCCTCTGGTGCAACATCAGCTGAATCTGAAATACGCGCGCCAGAAGATTATCGTCAGGCGCCTGAGCTGGCTCGCCGCGTTACTTGCAGCCGGCATCGGCCTAAGCATCCTAATTCACCGTATCCTCCGCATCCGGCAGGCCAGCCAAATGAAGGAACGTTTTGCCGCCGATCTGCATGACGAACTCGGCGCGAACCTCCATGCCATCGGGTTCCTCGGAACTCATCTCAAAGACATTCTCGATTCGCCGGAAAAGCTGCTTCGCACCGTCGATGAAATTAAATCGCTCACCGACCGCACCAGTGAAGCCACCCGCTATTGCATCGACTCGCAGACCGCCAAGGAGATACATGCCGACTTGCCCGCCGACCTCAGACACACCGCCCGGCGCATCATCGCCAACCTCAAATACACACTTGAAATTGAAGGTGAAGAATCCCTAAACGCCCTGAAGCCACAAGCCCGAGGCGACCTCTTCCTCTTTTTCAAAGAGAGCCTGATCAACATCAACCGCCATGCTGATGCGTCCGAGGTCCGGATAAAGCTCACCGCCAGTGCACAAGAGATTCAGCTCAACATCAGTGACAACGGACGCGGCCTGTCCAACGGCGAAAAACATACCGTGCCCGCCTCACTTCAACGCCGTGCCAAACTACTCGGCGCGCAGGTTTCCGTCGAGCCATCCGAATCCGGCGGAACCTGCATATCCCTCAAGCTTAAAACCCGACAAACACGGCTATTCAAATAG